From the Prunus dulcis chromosome 4, ALMONDv2, whole genome shotgun sequence genome, one window contains:
- the LOC117623889 gene encoding protein MEI2-like 5 isoform X2, with protein sequence MVGIPKEVGRGGRGILSGSGVHHASSDATLFSSSLPVLPHPKLNLNDTEHGCQSIDDLSTGLNKLGHNFEGNDTLEDIETHAIGSLLPGDEEELLAGIADDLDLSGLPGSLEDLEEYDLFGSGGGMELETDPQESLRVGMAKVSLSDGATGNGIAHYALPNGVGAVAGEHPYGEHPSRTLFVRNINSNVEDSELKALFEQYGDIRTLYTACKHRGFVMISYYDIRAARTAMRTLQNKPLRRRKLDIHFSIPKDNPSEKDINQGTLVVFNLDPSVSNEDLRQIFGAYGEVKEIRETPHKRHHKFIEYYDVRAAEAALKSLNRSDIAGKRIKLEPSRPGGARRNLILQLNQDLEQDESRSYRHPVGSPITNSPPGSWAQFNPIEHSPVHSISKSPGFRTLSPTNSNQLPGLALILHPQISNNVKVAPIGNNQGRGSHADHIFTNTNSSQGSAFQQSHSFPEPNSSHFHGSMHSFGPSTSSGSGMETLSGPQFLWGSPTPYSEHTNSSAWPRQSVGHQLTSNGKGHAFPFSGHRGSFLSPSHHHHHVGSAPSGVPLDRHFNYFPESPETSFLSSTAYGGMGLGPNSGNFMINMSASAARNVGISIPGNMSESNSSSFKMMASPKLSPVFLGNGPYTGLPPTSIDGLIERGRSRRVENSGSQIDSKKQFQLDLDKIISGDDTRTTLMIKNIPNKYTSKMLLAAIDENHKGTFDFLYLPIDFKNKCNVGYAFINMLSPSHIIPFYEAFNGKKWEKFNSEKVASLAYARIQGKAALVAHFQNSSLMNEDKRCRPILFHSEGSEAGDQIIQEHLPSNNMNTHVGQRNESDSDSSGSLECGSDEKPDKS encoded by the exons ATGGTGGGTATCCCCAAAGAAGTGGGTAGAGGAGGTCGGGGAATTTTATCTGGATCTGGTGTCCATCATGCCTCAAGTGATGCTACCCTCTTTTCAAGCTCGTTACCTGTTCTTCCACATCCAAAGT TGAACTTGAATGATACAGAACATGGCTGTCAATCTATTGATGATCTCTCAACTGGCTTAAATAAGCTGGGCCATAATTTTGAGGGCAATGATACACTTGAAGATATTGAAACTCATGCAATTGGAAGCTTGCTTCCTGGGGACGAGGAGGAGCTATTAGCTGGCATAGCAGATGATCTTGACCTCAGTGGGTTGCCTGGTTCCCTGGAAGACTTGGAAGAGTATGATCTCTTTGGTAGTGGAGGTGGCATGGAATTGGAAACTGATCCACAGGAGAGCCTGCGAGTTGGCATGGCAAAAGTAAGTTTATCTGATGGTGCTACTGGGAATGGGATCGCTCATTATGCTCTTCCAAATGGTGTGGGAGCTGTTGCTGGAGAACATCCATATGGAGAGCATCCTTCTAGAACGTTATTTGTGCGAAATATCAATAGTAATGTTGAGGATTCAGAACTGAAAGCACTTTTTGAG CAATATGGCGACATTAGAACGCTGTACACTGCATGTAAACATAGGGGCTTTGTGATGATATCTTATTATGATATTCGTGCTGCTCGAACTGCTATGCGCACATTACAAAATAAGCCTCTGCGACGGAGGAAACTTGATATTCACTTCTCAATTCCAAAG GATAATCCATCAGAGAAAGATATTAATCAAGGAACCTTGGTAGTTTTCAATTTGGATCCATCAGTTTCAAATGAAGACCTCCGTCAAATATTTGGGGCTTATGGCGAGGTCAAAGAG ATAAGGGAAACACCGCACAAGAGACATCATAAATTTATTGAGTATTATGATGTCAGAGCTGCAGAAGCAGCCCTTAAGTCATTAAATAGGAGCGACATAGCTGGTAAACGCATAAAGCTTGAACCCAGTCGCCCTGGTGGAGCTCGTCGAAA CTTGATATTGCAACTGAATCAAGACCTTGAACAAGATGAATCTCGGAGTTATCGACATCCTGTGGGTTCGCCGATAACCAACTCTCCACCAG GTAGCTGGGCACAGTTCAACCCCATTGAACATAGTCCTGTACACAGTATTAGTAAATCTCCTGGTTTCAGGACCCTGAGTCCAACAAATAGCAACCAGTTGCCTGGATTGGCGTTAATTCTGCATCCCCAAATATCAAACAATGTGAAGGTTGCACCTATCGGCAATAACCAAGGAAGGGGGAGTCATGCGGATCATATATTTACCAATACAAACTCATCCCAGGGATCTGCATTTCAACAATCACATTCATTTCCAGAGCCAAATTCAAGCCATTTCCATGGCAGTATGCACTCATTTGGTCCTTCAACCTCAAGTGGATCTGGTATGGAAACGTTATCAGGCCCACAATTTCTTTGGGGGAGTCCGACTCCTTACTCAGAACACACCAATTCTTCAGCTTGGCCGCGACAGTCAGTGGGACATCAACTTACATCTAATGGGAAGGGTCATGCCTTTCCATTCTCAGGTCATCGTGGCTCTTTCCTTAGCCCTtcccatcaccatcatcatgtTGGATCCGCCCCATCTGGTGTTCCGTTAGACAGGCACTTCAATTACTTCCCCGAGTCACCAGAAACTTCATTTTTGAGTTCCACTGCCTATGGAGGCATGGGTTTGGGCCCCAACAgtggaaattttatgattaatATGAGTGCTTCTGCTGCTAGGAATGTTGGCATATCTATACCAGGAAACATGTCTGAAAGTAATTCCTCAAGCTTTAAAATGATGGCCTCCCCGAAGCTTAGCCCTGTGTTTTTAGGTAATGGCCCATACACAGGACTGCCACCTACAAGCATAGATGGTTTAATTGAGCGTGGGCGGAGCAGACGAGTTGAGAATAGTGGGAGCCAGATTGATAGCAAGAAACAGTTTCAGCTTGATTTAGATAAGATTATCAGTGGGGACGATACTAGAACAACATTAATGATAAAAAATATTCCAAATAA ATACACCTCAAAAATGTTACTTGCTGCAATAGATGAAAATCACAAGGGTACTTTCGATTTTCTCTATCTGCCGATTGATTTTAAG AACAAATGCAATGTGGGCTATGCATTTATCAATATGCTGTCTCCTTCACACATCATCCCATTTTATGAG GCATTCAATGGAAAGAAGTGGGAGAAGTTCAATAGTGAAAAAGTTGCCTCCTTGGCTTATGCTCGTATCCAGGGGAAGGCAGCTCTTGTGGCCCACTTTCAAAATTCAAGCCTAATGAATGAAGACAAACGTTGTCGCCCGATTCTCTTTCACTCAGAGGGTTCTGAGGCTGGTGATCAG
- the LOC117623889 gene encoding protein MEI2-like 5 isoform X1, with the protein MNQSFNFSSSGPTEIPMVGIPKEVGRGGRGILSGSGVHHASSDATLFSSSLPVLPHPKLNLNDTEHGCQSIDDLSTGLNKLGHNFEGNDTLEDIETHAIGSLLPGDEEELLAGIADDLDLSGLPGSLEDLEEYDLFGSGGGMELETDPQESLRVGMAKVSLSDGATGNGIAHYALPNGVGAVAGEHPYGEHPSRTLFVRNINSNVEDSELKALFEQYGDIRTLYTACKHRGFVMISYYDIRAARTAMRTLQNKPLRRRKLDIHFSIPKDNPSEKDINQGTLVVFNLDPSVSNEDLRQIFGAYGEVKEIRETPHKRHHKFIEYYDVRAAEAALKSLNRSDIAGKRIKLEPSRPGGARRNLILQLNQDLEQDESRSYRHPVGSPITNSPPGSWAQFNPIEHSPVHSISKSPGFRTLSPTNSNQLPGLALILHPQISNNVKVAPIGNNQGRGSHADHIFTNTNSSQGSAFQQSHSFPEPNSSHFHGSMHSFGPSTSSGSGMETLSGPQFLWGSPTPYSEHTNSSAWPRQSVGHQLTSNGKGHAFPFSGHRGSFLSPSHHHHHVGSAPSGVPLDRHFNYFPESPETSFLSSTAYGGMGLGPNSGNFMINMSASAARNVGISIPGNMSESNSSSFKMMASPKLSPVFLGNGPYTGLPPTSIDGLIERGRSRRVENSGSQIDSKKQFQLDLDKIISGDDTRTTLMIKNIPNKYTSKMLLAAIDENHKGTFDFLYLPIDFKNKCNVGYAFINMLSPSHIIPFYEAFNGKKWEKFNSEKVASLAYARIQGKAALVAHFQNSSLMNEDKRCRPILFHSEGSEAGDQIIQEHLPSNNMNTHVGQRNESDSDSSGSLECGSDEKPDKS; encoded by the exons ATGAATCAGTCTTTCAACTTTTCATCTTCTG GCCCAACCGAGATTCCAATGGTGGGTATCCCCAAAGAAGTGGGTAGAGGAGGTCGGGGAATTTTATCTGGATCTGGTGTCCATCATGCCTCAAGTGATGCTACCCTCTTTTCAAGCTCGTTACCTGTTCTTCCACATCCAAAGT TGAACTTGAATGATACAGAACATGGCTGTCAATCTATTGATGATCTCTCAACTGGCTTAAATAAGCTGGGCCATAATTTTGAGGGCAATGATACACTTGAAGATATTGAAACTCATGCAATTGGAAGCTTGCTTCCTGGGGACGAGGAGGAGCTATTAGCTGGCATAGCAGATGATCTTGACCTCAGTGGGTTGCCTGGTTCCCTGGAAGACTTGGAAGAGTATGATCTCTTTGGTAGTGGAGGTGGCATGGAATTGGAAACTGATCCACAGGAGAGCCTGCGAGTTGGCATGGCAAAAGTAAGTTTATCTGATGGTGCTACTGGGAATGGGATCGCTCATTATGCTCTTCCAAATGGTGTGGGAGCTGTTGCTGGAGAACATCCATATGGAGAGCATCCTTCTAGAACGTTATTTGTGCGAAATATCAATAGTAATGTTGAGGATTCAGAACTGAAAGCACTTTTTGAG CAATATGGCGACATTAGAACGCTGTACACTGCATGTAAACATAGGGGCTTTGTGATGATATCTTATTATGATATTCGTGCTGCTCGAACTGCTATGCGCACATTACAAAATAAGCCTCTGCGACGGAGGAAACTTGATATTCACTTCTCAATTCCAAAG GATAATCCATCAGAGAAAGATATTAATCAAGGAACCTTGGTAGTTTTCAATTTGGATCCATCAGTTTCAAATGAAGACCTCCGTCAAATATTTGGGGCTTATGGCGAGGTCAAAGAG ATAAGGGAAACACCGCACAAGAGACATCATAAATTTATTGAGTATTATGATGTCAGAGCTGCAGAAGCAGCCCTTAAGTCATTAAATAGGAGCGACATAGCTGGTAAACGCATAAAGCTTGAACCCAGTCGCCCTGGTGGAGCTCGTCGAAA CTTGATATTGCAACTGAATCAAGACCTTGAACAAGATGAATCTCGGAGTTATCGACATCCTGTGGGTTCGCCGATAACCAACTCTCCACCAG GTAGCTGGGCACAGTTCAACCCCATTGAACATAGTCCTGTACACAGTATTAGTAAATCTCCTGGTTTCAGGACCCTGAGTCCAACAAATAGCAACCAGTTGCCTGGATTGGCGTTAATTCTGCATCCCCAAATATCAAACAATGTGAAGGTTGCACCTATCGGCAATAACCAAGGAAGGGGGAGTCATGCGGATCATATATTTACCAATACAAACTCATCCCAGGGATCTGCATTTCAACAATCACATTCATTTCCAGAGCCAAATTCAAGCCATTTCCATGGCAGTATGCACTCATTTGGTCCTTCAACCTCAAGTGGATCTGGTATGGAAACGTTATCAGGCCCACAATTTCTTTGGGGGAGTCCGACTCCTTACTCAGAACACACCAATTCTTCAGCTTGGCCGCGACAGTCAGTGGGACATCAACTTACATCTAATGGGAAGGGTCATGCCTTTCCATTCTCAGGTCATCGTGGCTCTTTCCTTAGCCCTtcccatcaccatcatcatgtTGGATCCGCCCCATCTGGTGTTCCGTTAGACAGGCACTTCAATTACTTCCCCGAGTCACCAGAAACTTCATTTTTGAGTTCCACTGCCTATGGAGGCATGGGTTTGGGCCCCAACAgtggaaattttatgattaatATGAGTGCTTCTGCTGCTAGGAATGTTGGCATATCTATACCAGGAAACATGTCTGAAAGTAATTCCTCAAGCTTTAAAATGATGGCCTCCCCGAAGCTTAGCCCTGTGTTTTTAGGTAATGGCCCATACACAGGACTGCCACCTACAAGCATAGATGGTTTAATTGAGCGTGGGCGGAGCAGACGAGTTGAGAATAGTGGGAGCCAGATTGATAGCAAGAAACAGTTTCAGCTTGATTTAGATAAGATTATCAGTGGGGACGATACTAGAACAACATTAATGATAAAAAATATTCCAAATAA ATACACCTCAAAAATGTTACTTGCTGCAATAGATGAAAATCACAAGGGTACTTTCGATTTTCTCTATCTGCCGATTGATTTTAAG AACAAATGCAATGTGGGCTATGCATTTATCAATATGCTGTCTCCTTCACACATCATCCCATTTTATGAG GCATTCAATGGAAAGAAGTGGGAGAAGTTCAATAGTGAAAAAGTTGCCTCCTTGGCTTATGCTCGTATCCAGGGGAAGGCAGCTCTTGTGGCCCACTTTCAAAATTCAAGCCTAATGAATGAAGACAAACGTTGTCGCCCGATTCTCTTTCACTCAGAGGGTTCTGAGGCTGGTGATCAG